From Streptomyces sp. NBC_01460, a single genomic window includes:
- a CDS encoding DUF4126 domain-containing protein: MSVLPLVFTSGWASGINAYAVVLLFGVFGATGLTDEVPESLQRTDVLVTAGVLFLFEAVADKIPYVDSAWDAAHTVIRPVAGAVVAALLAGESGSLPELAAGAVGGATALLSHLVKAGTRMAVNTSPEPFSTIGVSVAEDLGVAGIITFAVFNPVAAALVAGALLLLGLVTLVFLASRIRRFLRRRAQRREERDLAGAGRHWPHE, encoded by the coding sequence GTGTCCGTACTCCCCCTGGTGTTCACGAGTGGCTGGGCGAGCGGGATCAACGCGTATGCGGTGGTCCTGCTCTTCGGTGTCTTCGGCGCGACCGGGCTCACCGACGAGGTGCCCGAGTCCCTGCAGCGCACCGACGTGCTCGTGACCGCCGGGGTGCTCTTCCTGTTCGAGGCGGTGGCCGACAAGATCCCGTACGTGGACTCCGCCTGGGACGCGGCGCACACGGTGATCCGGCCCGTGGCCGGGGCGGTCGTCGCGGCGCTGCTGGCCGGTGAGAGCGGATCGCTGCCGGAGCTGGCGGCGGGCGCCGTGGGGGGGGCCACCGCGCTGCTGAGCCACCTGGTGAAGGCCGGCACCAGGATGGCGGTCAACACCTCGCCGGAACCGTTCAGCACCATCGGGGTCAGCGTGGCGGAGGACCTCGGCGTCGCCGGGATCATCACCTTCGCGGTCTTCAACCCGGTGGCGGCGGCCCTCGTCGCCGGGGCCCTGCTCCTGCTCGGCCTGGTGACCCTGGTCTTCCTGGCCTCCCGGATCCGCCGGTTCCTGCGCCGCAGGGCCCAGCGGCGCGAGGAGAGGGATCTGGCCGGGGCGGGCAGGCACTGGCCTCACGAGTGA